From one Peredibacter starrii genomic stretch:
- a CDS encoding acetyl-CoA hydrolase/transferase family protein has translation MKICNTTREVLSAIDSNQTVFVHAGAATPQFLLDGLLEEAPRLTNVELLHLHTEGDAAYAKPEYKKSFRVTNLFVGSNVRPYMDYDRIDYLPCFLSEMPELIRSGAKKVDVALIQVSPPDKHGFVSLGVSVDTAKAAVESAKIVIAQINPRMPRVHGDGMVHINNINYAIEHSTELYSPKPKILTEVEKQIGKNVASLVEDGATLQFGIGAIPDAVCAELVGHKHLGLHTEMWSDGAFELVKKGVIDNSLKKFHRGKVTSAFLIGSRSMYDFVDDNMTVLNLESGYINFPINIMRNPKVTAINSAVEIDLTGQVCADSVGSRIISGVGGQVDFLRAAALSTGGKPILALTSTSKNGHSRIKTVLNTGAGVVTTRAHVHYVVTEYGVVNLYGKSLHERARLLIQIAHPDHRENLEKELFALNQSRIINR, from the coding sequence ATGAAAATCTGTAACACCACTCGCGAAGTATTATCTGCAATTGATTCTAATCAAACAGTTTTTGTCCACGCCGGTGCGGCAACTCCTCAGTTCTTACTGGATGGACTTCTTGAAGAGGCCCCAAGACTAACTAATGTCGAATTATTGCATCTCCATACTGAAGGTGATGCAGCTTATGCAAAACCTGAGTATAAAAAATCGTTTCGGGTGACCAATCTGTTCGTTGGTTCCAACGTTCGCCCTTATATGGATTATGACAGAATTGATTATTTACCTTGTTTTTTGTCTGAGATGCCTGAGCTGATCCGATCAGGAGCGAAGAAAGTTGACGTTGCTCTTATTCAGGTTTCGCCACCAGATAAGCATGGTTTTGTGTCTTTAGGAGTGAGTGTCGATACCGCCAAGGCCGCAGTTGAGAGTGCTAAAATTGTGATCGCTCAAATTAACCCCCGCATGCCAAGAGTTCATGGGGACGGAATGGTTCACATAAACAACATTAACTATGCTATTGAGCATAGTACTGAACTTTATTCTCCGAAACCAAAAATTTTAACTGAAGTTGAAAAACAGATTGGGAAAAATGTGGCCTCCCTGGTTGAAGACGGAGCGACTCTTCAATTTGGAATTGGGGCCATTCCTGATGCGGTTTGTGCTGAGTTAGTTGGTCACAAGCATCTGGGCCTACATACTGAGATGTGGAGTGATGGTGCCTTTGAATTGGTCAAAAAAGGAGTTATTGATAACTCACTTAAAAAGTTTCACCGAGGAAAAGTGACCTCTGCTTTTCTAATTGGTTCAAGAAGTATGTATGATTTTGTGGATGATAATATGACGGTCTTAAATCTCGAGTCCGGGTATATTAATTTTCCCATCAACATTATGAGAAATCCAAAGGTCACGGCCATTAATTCGGCAGTCGAGATTGATCTCACAGGTCAGGTTTGTGCAGATTCAGTTGGGTCTCGAATTATTTCAGGAGTGGGTGGTCAGGTTGATTTTCTTCGTGCCGCCGCACTCTCGACTGGTGGGAAGCCCATCCTTGCCTTAACTTCGACCAGTAAAAATGGACATTCAAGAATTAAAACCGTGTTAAATACTGGTGCAGGTGTTGTAACAACGAGGGCCCATGTTCATTATGTCGTGACTGAGTATGGAGTTGTGAATCTTTATGGGAAAAGTCTTCATGAAAGGGCAAGACTCCTTATTCAAATTGCCCATCCGGACCATCGTGAGAATCTTGAAAAAGAACTATTTGCTTTAAACCAAAGCAGGATCATTAACCGGTGA
- the ylqF gene encoding ribosome biogenesis GTPase YlqF, with the protein MLQMLMNPNKKFNKPGKPAPKPTPKPKAEPVKFKIDAEPNAAFNWFPGHMLKAMREIKAKINAVDLVIEIRDARVPIVSGNPTLWESIGSKARLILLNKTNLADPAAVAKWDAWFKEKGEPYLFVNCLDKNSLKQVLSYARKIIEDKRRACNNEVEQKSKYGFMIIGLPNTGKSTFINSVANRNATKKADKPGQTRHQLWVDVDEHLQLLDTPGVMPPELAVEEHRFWLSAINAIPDEIIGEEDPACYLVRFLLKNKSEAFKERYKLESFDMSLDETLTKIATVRGCLKQKGLPDLDRVFKLILLDFRAGELGKVCFSLPPKN; encoded by the coding sequence ATGCTACAAATGCTTATGAATCCAAATAAGAAATTCAATAAGCCGGGTAAGCCCGCTCCTAAGCCAACTCCTAAGCCTAAAGCAGAGCCGGTTAAGTTCAAGATCGACGCTGAACCGAATGCCGCGTTCAACTGGTTTCCGGGCCACATGCTTAAGGCCATGCGTGAAATCAAGGCCAAGATCAATGCAGTTGATCTGGTGATTGAAATTCGTGATGCTCGTGTGCCTATCGTTTCTGGTAACCCGACTTTATGGGAAAGCATTGGTAGTAAGGCGCGCTTGATTCTTTTAAATAAAACGAATCTTGCCGATCCAGCCGCTGTAGCGAAGTGGGACGCCTGGTTCAAAGAAAAAGGTGAGCCGTATCTTTTCGTAAACTGTTTGGATAAAAATTCACTCAAGCAAGTTCTAAGCTATGCTCGTAAGATCATCGAAGACAAGCGCCGAGCTTGTAATAATGAAGTTGAACAAAAATCAAAATACGGTTTCATGATCATCGGTCTTCCCAATACGGGGAAATCGACTTTCATTAATTCAGTCGCCAATCGTAATGCGACAAAAAAAGCCGATAAGCCTGGTCAAACCCGTCACCAACTTTGGGTGGATGTGGATGAACATCTTCAGCTTCTCGATACTCCAGGTGTTATGCCCCCTGAGCTTGCAGTGGAAGAGCACCGTTTCTGGTTAAGTGCCATTAACGCTATCCCTGATGAGATTATCGGCGAAGAAGATCCGGCCTGCTACTTAGTTAGGTTCCTTCTTAAAAACAAGTCTGAGGCCTTTAAAGAACGTTATAAGCTTGAATCATTCGATATGAGTTTGGATGAGACTTTGACAAAAATTGCTACCGTTCGTGGCTGTTTGAAGCAGAAGGGTCTTCCTGATCTGGACCGTGTGTTTAAACTGATCCTTTTGGATTTCAGAGCAGGCGAGCTTGGTAAGGTATGTTTTAGTCTTCCTCCGAAAAATTAG
- a CDS encoding M48 family metalloprotease, with protein sequence MKKLAVLLLGLAFNAQANWSLEIISHANSLYQPVSWATFGKPIKFEISEDQSASASADHLFQELKVVVNSGLLSSPRLTPDGLRMIICHELGHLFGGAPRKNIPMEWEGPVAHDGMSFLSSEGQADYYAGLYCFKEMIKLAEGDNIFPADTTRIGPNLRAKCGDDQLCLRGALAGVDFLNLNYDFPISCEVKDGEVTPVLIRDSYPGRQCRLDTIVNASACNELPNLSLDFNDASKNECESNQRPLCWYK encoded by the coding sequence ATGAAGAAGCTAGCAGTTCTTCTTTTAGGACTTGCTTTCAATGCCCAAGCAAATTGGAGCTTGGAAATCATTTCTCACGCGAACTCATTGTATCAACCAGTCTCATGGGCAACTTTTGGGAAGCCGATTAAATTTGAAATCTCGGAAGATCAAAGTGCATCGGCAAGTGCCGATCATCTGTTCCAGGAACTGAAAGTCGTAGTGAATTCCGGACTTCTTTCATCTCCACGTCTGACACCAGATGGTCTTCGTATGATCATTTGTCATGAACTGGGACATCTCTTTGGTGGTGCTCCTCGAAAGAACATTCCGATGGAATGGGAAGGACCTGTGGCCCATGATGGAATGAGTTTCTTAAGTAGTGAAGGTCAGGCCGATTACTATGCAGGACTTTATTGTTTTAAGGAAATGATTAAACTTGCTGAAGGCGATAATATCTTCCCGGCCGATACGACTCGCATCGGTCCCAATCTAAGAGCAAAATGTGGTGATGATCAACTATGCTTAAGAGGAGCTCTTGCTGGAGTTGATTTTTTAAATCTCAACTACGACTTCCCCATTTCATGTGAAGTGAAAGACGGTGAAGTTACACCTGTTCTCATTCGGGACTCTTATCCAGGAAGACAATGTCGTCTAGACACAATCGTGAATGCCTCCGCCTGCAATGAACTTCCAAATCTGAGTTTAGATTTTAATGATGCCTCTAAAAATGAATGCGAATCGAATCAGCGGCCGCTGTGTTGGTATAAATAA
- the nrfH gene encoding cytochrome c nitrite reductase small subunit yields MDIFFKILPRMSFALRLSAILACLLGLVTGIGSFTFFYGKGYSYLSDDPRACVNCHIMRDQYESWSKSSHHHVATCNSCHTPENIYLKYFNKAENGFMHSLKFTTGQFKDPIRIRKHNFDITMKSCFKCHSGLMNSTLHTEAIEGGASCVRCHREVGHTH; encoded by the coding sequence ATGGATATTTTCTTTAAAATACTACCAAGGATGTCATTTGCTTTACGTTTATCTGCCATATTAGCCTGCCTCCTCGGTCTTGTGACTGGGATCGGATCTTTTACCTTTTTTTATGGTAAGGGCTACTCCTATCTCTCTGATGACCCTAGGGCCTGTGTTAATTGTCACATTATGCGTGATCAGTATGAAAGTTGGAGCAAGTCCAGTCATCATCACGTCGCCACATGCAATTCTTGTCACACTCCTGAAAATATTTATTTGAAGTATTTTAATAAAGCTGAAAATGGTTTCATGCATTCTTTAAAATTCACCACAGGACAATTCAAAGATCCCATTAGAATTCGGAAACATAATTTTGATATAACAATGAAATCCTGTTTCAAGTGCCACTCAGGTTTAATGAATTCGACACTTCATACTGAGGCAATTGAGGGAGGAGCTTCCTGTGTCCGTTGTCACAGGGAAGTTGGACATACACATTAA
- a CDS encoding JmjC domain-containing protein: MKTGLAALINSSAEFQKAFKENRPFVVHNNFENLKPLTSLPFLNSLDDLLNSWPMPIQAHLPDVRDEASSIDTTNKDARKLFDNGMGLLFNEAHLISPVLTDWLEEIRQNLGLPMMTIGRCLMYATPDGKGTAPHFDQNINFVIQVHGTKKWILAPNETVENPLTRHTMGLEPDPELASYLEAPMPTKMPHETMSFELKPGSVLFVPRGVWHETEADGNALSLNFTYTAPSWIDLFSTALRGRLAQSPEWRAMAQKSEVELDALLDMIKADLPHWRARDVLEATFGE, encoded by the coding sequence ATGAAAACTGGTTTGGCGGCACTTATTAATTCATCGGCGGAATTTCAAAAGGCGTTCAAAGAAAATAGACCCTTTGTTGTTCACAATAACTTTGAAAATCTGAAACCACTGACTAGTCTTCCATTTCTTAATTCACTTGATGATCTTCTGAATTCCTGGCCCATGCCGATTCAGGCCCATCTTCCGGATGTGCGGGATGAAGCAAGTTCTATCGATACAACTAACAAAGATGCCCGAAAGCTTTTTGATAACGGTATGGGACTTCTCTTTAATGAGGCCCATCTGATTTCTCCGGTTCTAACCGATTGGTTGGAAGAGATTCGCCAAAATCTTGGTCTTCCTATGATGACCATTGGACGTTGTTTGATGTATGCCACTCCAGATGGTAAGGGCACGGCCCCGCACTTTGATCAGAACATTAACTTCGTCATTCAAGTTCATGGAACGAAGAAATGGATACTGGCCCCGAATGAAACGGTTGAGAATCCTTTGACCAGACATACAATGGGTCTTGAACCTGATCCGGAACTCGCGAGCTACCTCGAAGCTCCAATGCCGACTAAAATGCCTCATGAAACCATGAGTTTTGAACTTAAACCGGGCTCAGTCCTGTTTGTTCCTCGAGGTGTTTGGCATGAGACTGAGGCCGATGGAAACGCGCTCTCACTTAACTTCACTTATACTGCACCCTCGTGGATAGATCTCTTCTCTACGGCCTTGAGAGGACGTTTGGCACAATCTCCGGAATGGAGGGCAATGGCCCAGAAGTCTGAGGTTGAGTTGGATGCATTGCTGGATATGATTAAGGCGGATCTGCCTCATTGGAGAGCGAGAGATGTTCTAGAGGCGACTTTTGGTGAATGA
- a CDS encoding succinylglutamate desuccinylase/aspartoacylase domain-containing protein has product MQEKELRQQKVQKLKNLCLKAHFQELAPNVYELKGPYSKTLTICTLIHGNEIGGIEVFFNLLQEIESKKLNIKSNLRLILGNVEAFYEDKRFLETDMNRSFDLAEVKTNEEKRAKELESFLNSSDVLIDIHQTIGATETPFFIFEYEDRSYNLARYLNQSMPIVTHNKKRNFKGKTSTAYMVSKGLMGVTIETGQKGIIDSQIGLGLEISRKAIETDFTKPIEEFPVSNTFTFHQIIQNPNGNLELTRKMINFDKVLKNEVLAKNDHSEVTSDVNGSILFPKYGDYAKKSVELALILRPVESREEITG; this is encoded by the coding sequence ATGCAAGAAAAAGAACTGAGACAACAAAAAGTCCAAAAGCTCAAGAATCTTTGTCTTAAAGCTCACTTTCAGGAACTGGCCCCGAATGTTTACGAATTGAAGGGACCTTATTCGAAGACGCTTACAATTTGTACTCTCATTCACGGAAATGAAATTGGTGGCATCGAGGTCTTCTTTAATCTCCTCCAGGAAATTGAATCAAAAAAGTTAAATATTAAATCGAATCTTCGACTCATTCTTGGGAATGTTGAAGCATTCTATGAAGACAAACGTTTTCTTGAAACAGACATGAACCGATCTTTCGATTTAGCGGAAGTAAAGACTAATGAGGAAAAGAGGGCCAAAGAGCTGGAGTCATTTCTTAACTCGTCGGACGTATTAATTGATATTCATCAAACGATCGGGGCCACAGAAACACCATTTTTTATCTTTGAGTATGAAGATCGGTCTTACAACCTCGCCCGTTATTTAAATCAGTCCATGCCTATTGTGACACATAATAAAAAACGAAACTTCAAAGGCAAAACATCAACGGCGTATATGGTTAGCAAAGGCCTAATGGGTGTGACCATTGAAACCGGTCAGAAAGGAATTATAGATTCTCAAATCGGCCTTGGATTGGAGATTTCACGCAAGGCCATCGAAACTGATTTTACGAAACCAATTGAAGAGTTTCCAGTAAGTAACACATTCACCTTTCATCAGATCATCCAAAATCCGAACGGCAACTTAGAACTCACAAGAAAAATGATTAATTTCGACAAAGTGTTAAAAAATGAAGTTTTGGCCAAAAATGATCACTCTGAAGTAACTTCAGATGTTAACGGTTCAATTCTTTTTCCTAAGTATGGCGACTACGCGAAAAAATCCGTAGAACTTGCTCTCATACTAAGACCTGTTGAATCAAGAGAAGAAATCACCGGTTAA
- a CDS encoding zinc metalloprotease produces the protein MKSLVFCLLLLSQLAWAHDYPDTYRYQVLVTDKTTSTVTQSSFLSIPNIVHAIHIKNLRKIKASVVVTTDWVKPYFTAWANRENENKYTLNFWGGLARIPGMNDEAFAITACHELGHVIGGTPRIKIKEFLWSSAEGQSDYFATSVCMKNYFKFVNQTKKLTIPKKLSETAFTLCRTTYSNELEFLICLNTNKGIEGFAAMLEHLSQYKEQLSIETPSKKQVKVTTFDSYPDTQCRIDTLFQGSLGQPRPACWFAK, from the coding sequence ATGAAATCCCTGGTTTTTTGCCTCCTTTTACTCTCACAATTGGCCTGGGCCCACGATTACCCGGACACCTATCGCTATCAGGTTCTGGTAACCGATAAAACCACATCAACCGTTACTCAAAGTAGCTTTTTGAGTATCCCGAATATCGTTCATGCCATTCACATCAAAAACCTTCGAAAAATTAAGGCCTCCGTTGTCGTTACAACAGACTGGGTGAAGCCTTATTTCACTGCTTGGGCCAACCGAGAAAATGAAAACAAATACACTTTGAATTTCTGGGGAGGCCTGGCTCGAATCCCTGGTATGAATGATGAAGCATTTGCGATTACTGCCTGTCATGAATTGGGTCACGTTATAGGCGGAACTCCACGAATTAAAATCAAAGAGTTTCTTTGGTCATCGGCCGAAGGTCAAAGCGATTATTTCGCGACTTCGGTTTGTATGAAAAATTATTTTAAATTTGTGAATCAAACCAAGAAGCTAACCATTCCAAAAAAGCTCTCTGAGACGGCCTTCACACTCTGTAGAACAACCTACTCGAATGAATTAGAATTTCTTATTTGCCTGAATACGAACAAAGGTATTGAGGGCTTTGCGGCCATGCTCGAGCACCTGTCTCAGTATAAAGAACAGCTATCAATCGAAACTCCAAGCAAGAAACAAGTCAAAGTCACAACCTTTGATAGCTATCCTGATACCCAATGCCGAATTGATACTCTTTTTCAAGGAAGTCTAGGACAACCTCGTCCGGCCTGTTGGTTCGCTAAATGA
- a CDS encoding ammonia-forming cytochrome c nitrite reductase subunit c552, which translates to MMTKGKLLGLILLTAVIGGVVSFLLVNILEKKNEAKNPYFKVVEISDMEDDPEVWGKNFPHQYDSYKRTVDQKRTKHGGSEAIPQIPSKADPRSIVSQSRLDDEQLKRMWAGYAFSHDFREERGHAYMLVDQEFTKRQEFSKQPGACINCHASTFVPMMKLGNGDLYKGFHELNKIPYVEARAKVKHPVSCIDCHNPQNMELRVTRPAFMEGIKAFKKTTGVHNYDVNKQATKQEMRTFVCAQCHVEYYFKGPEKTLTFPWDKGLKGDQILSYYRENGHKDWVHAETGAPVLKAQHPEFETFSQGSHARAGVSCTDCHMPYERVGAMKLTNHHVQSPMLNVNKSCQTCHHAPEDELKARVYTIQERHLEMRKKAMDALMQFMDNIKAAQAKKIDKTRIEKALIVQREAQFLIDFIEAENSTGFHAPQESARLIVNAMDKIREGEIILSGR; encoded by the coding sequence ATGATGACTAAAGGAAAACTTCTTGGCCTTATCCTGCTGACTGCGGTGATTGGTGGGGTCGTGAGTTTTTTACTCGTAAATATTCTTGAAAAGAAGAACGAAGCAAAAAATCCTTATTTCAAGGTCGTCGAAATTTCAGACATGGAAGATGATCCTGAAGTTTGGGGCAAAAATTTTCCTCATCAGTATGATTCCTATAAAAGAACTGTAGATCAGAAGAGAACAAAGCATGGTGGATCAGAGGCGATTCCTCAGATTCCGTCAAAGGCCGATCCTCGAAGTATTGTTTCTCAATCAAGACTAGATGATGAACAGCTCAAAAGAATGTGGGCCGGTTATGCTTTCTCACATGATTTTCGTGAAGAAAGGGGCCACGCATACATGCTAGTGGACCAGGAATTTACCAAGAGACAAGAATTCTCCAAACAACCGGGCGCTTGTATCAATTGCCATGCTTCGACGTTTGTTCCCATGATGAAATTAGGTAATGGAGATCTTTATAAAGGTTTCCATGAATTGAATAAAATCCCTTATGTTGAGGCCAGGGCCAAGGTTAAGCACCCAGTGAGCTGCATTGACTGCCATAATCCTCAGAACATGGAATTAAGGGTGACAAGACCTGCATTTATGGAAGGTATTAAGGCCTTTAAGAAAACAACTGGTGTTCATAACTATGATGTGAACAAACAAGCGACTAAACAGGAGATGAGAACCTTCGTATGTGCTCAATGCCATGTGGAGTATTATTTTAAAGGTCCTGAAAAGACCCTTACTTTTCCATGGGACAAAGGTCTTAAAGGTGATCAAATTCTTAGCTATTACCGCGAGAATGGACACAAAGACTGGGTTCACGCAGAAACCGGAGCACCGGTTTTGAAGGCCCAGCATCCTGAGTTTGAAACTTTCAGTCAAGGAAGCCATGCCCGTGCCGGAGTTTCCTGTACAGATTGTCACATGCCCTATGAGAGAGTAGGTGCCATGAAATTGACCAATCACCACGTTCAAAGTCCGATGTTAAATGTAAATAAGTCCTGCCAGACTTGTCACCATGCGCCTGAGGATGAGTTGAAGGCACGGGTGTATACAATTCAAGAAAGACACCTTGAAATGAGAAAGAAGGCGATGGATGCTTTGATGCAGTTTATGGATAACATAAAGGCCGCCCAAGCAAAAAAAATAGATAAAACAAGAATTGAAAAGGCCCTGATCGTTCAACGTGAAGCTCAGTTCCTTATTGATTTTATCGAGGCAGAAAATTCAACTGGCTTCCATGCTCCTCAGGAATCAGCAAGACTTATCGTGAATGCCATGGACAAAATTCGAGAAGGCGAAATTATTTTATCAGGACGTTAA